One genomic window of Candidatus Nitrospira inopinata includes the following:
- a CDS encoding MOSC domain-containing protein codes for MDSPWTTGFFKEPVVGPVRVGLCNLEGDGQADLVNHGGPEKAINVYPLEHYSYWEHSLGLADLPYGAFGENFTMIGCLESDVCIGDIFTVGEAVVQISQPRQPCWKLSRRWRIRDFALKVQETGRTGWYFRVLKEGSVEAGAPMVLTQRPYPQWTVQAANQVMHQCPQDVDAARRLLNCHLLSERWRETLRKRIATGRINSGTARLFGPN; via the coding sequence ATGGACTCTCCATGGACAACCGGATTTTTCAAGGAGCCCGTTGTCGGGCCTGTCCGAGTCGGACTATGTAACTTGGAAGGCGACGGGCAGGCAGATCTCGTGAATCACGGAGGTCCGGAAAAAGCGATCAACGTTTACCCCTTAGAACACTATAGCTATTGGGAACACTCGCTTGGATTGGCAGATTTACCTTATGGCGCCTTTGGGGAAAACTTTACGATGATCGGGTGTTTGGAATCCGACGTCTGTATCGGAGACATTTTTACGGTCGGGGAAGCCGTCGTTCAGATCTCGCAGCCTCGGCAACCCTGCTGGAAACTGTCGCGGCGATGGCGCATACGAGATTTCGCACTCAAAGTTCAGGAGACGGGTCGTACCGGCTGGTATTTCCGCGTCCTCAAAGAAGGATCGGTCGAGGCGGGGGCGCCGATGGTCTTGACCCAGCGGCCTTATCCACAATGGACCGTGCAAGCGGCCAATCAAGTGATGCACCAATGTCCGCAAGACGTTGATGCGGCGCGAAGGCTGTTGAATTGCCACCTTCTCAGCGAGCGTTGGCGTGAAACGTTGAGAAAACGCATCGCAACCGGCAGGATCAACAGCGGCACCGCGAGACTTTTCGGTCCCAATTAA
- a CDS encoding NapC/NirT family cytochrome c, with amino-acid sequence MSGKAGTLILGAVLGIVGVAVVFGGEAAISRTEFCISCHSEIYPYEELKKSSHWGALGMDPGCKDCHVPQGFSNFHKAIYTHVVDGVPFLIKEFTTDYSTVEKFNEHRPAAAYRARMKLKEWDSLTCRACHKNTKPPGASAKAAHAKMETEGATCIDCHQNLVHKKVPEHDLNASLAQGKPVLKEVKKKKDEDEEEDGKDD; translated from the coding sequence ATGTCAGGAAAGGCCGGTACACTCATTCTTGGTGCGGTTCTGGGTATTGTGGGCGTCGCCGTCGTGTTTGGGGGCGAGGCCGCAATATCGAGAACAGAGTTCTGCATAAGCTGTCATTCTGAAATTTATCCCTACGAAGAGTTGAAAAAGTCTTCTCATTGGGGCGCTCTCGGGATGGACCCGGGTTGCAAGGATTGCCATGTGCCGCAAGGTTTTTCTAACTTCCACAAGGCGATTTATACTCACGTGGTGGACGGCGTACCGTTCTTGATCAAAGAATTCACGACGGACTACTCCACGGTCGAGAAATTCAATGAGCATCGTCCGGCAGCTGCATACCGGGCCAGAATGAAACTCAAAGAATGGGATAGTCTGACATGTCGGGCATGCCATAAGAACACAAAGCCCCCGGGAGCCTCCGCTAAGGCAGCCCATGCGAAGATGGAAACTGAGGGGGCGACCTGTATTGACTGCCATCAAAACCTGGTCCACAAAAAGGTCCCTGAGCATGATCTGAATGCAAGTTTGGCTCAGGGGAAACCTGTTCTCAAGGAAGTGAAAAAGAAGAAGGACGAGGACGAAGAGGAGGACGGAAAGGACGACTAG
- a CDS encoding heme lyase CcmF/NrfE family subunit, whose product MIPEIGHFALILALCVALVQGTLPIYGAAVGNSRLMALAAPAARCQFFLVLTAFGCLAYAFANKDFSVLYVAATSNSQLPLHYRLAAIWGAHEGSLLLWTFILTIWMFAVTLFSSHLPEAMRSRILGVMGLVSVGFLLFMLSVSNPFERLIPAAAEGRDLNPLLQDPGMVLHPPMLYMGYVGFSVAFAFALAALLGGNLDAAWARWSRPWTTVAWCFLTIGIALGSGWAYYELGWGGWWFWDPVENASFMPWLAGTALVHSLAVTDKRGGFKVWTVLLAIMAFSLSLLGTFLVRSGVLTSVHAFATDPKRGLFILSFLAVVIGGSLLLYAWRAPRVGLGGGFAPVSREGFLLANNVLLVAATGAVLLGTLYPLFLDALDLGKISVGPPYFDSVFVPLIMPALFLMGIGPLAQWKKAEIPDLAKRVRWAAGVSVLTALGLPIVLGEWTPLLSLGFLLACWIVATAVISVREQLAHAVGGGIGARLARLPRAYWGMLLAHCGIAVFVIGVTMVKGFETEQDVRMGAGDIATVGGYTFRFDGVQNVRGPNYTAVRGTFHVSRDGRETALLYPEKRRYTAQNQVMTEAAIDSGVVRDLYVSLGEPLEDGAWSVRLYHKPFVNWIWGGCLIMALGGALAVSDRRYRPAWRREPHVVPANAQLAGR is encoded by the coding sequence ATGATTCCAGAAATCGGTCACTTTGCCTTGATCCTTGCGTTGTGCGTTGCGCTCGTGCAGGGAACTCTCCCCATCTATGGAGCGGCCGTCGGCAACTCCAGGTTGATGGCCCTCGCGGCGCCGGCGGCGCGCTGCCAATTTTTCCTCGTACTCACGGCCTTCGGCTGCCTGGCCTATGCCTTCGCGAACAAGGATTTTTCCGTGTTGTACGTGGCGGCGACATCGAATTCCCAGTTACCTCTTCATTATCGGCTGGCGGCCATCTGGGGAGCGCATGAGGGTTCGTTGCTCTTGTGGACGTTCATCCTCACGATTTGGATGTTTGCCGTGACGTTGTTTTCGTCCCATTTGCCGGAGGCGATGCGTTCGCGCATTCTCGGGGTGATGGGGCTGGTGAGCGTGGGGTTTCTCCTGTTCATGTTGAGCGTGTCCAATCCGTTCGAGCGGCTCATCCCCGCCGCAGCCGAGGGGCGCGATTTGAATCCGCTCTTGCAGGATCCCGGCATGGTGCTCCATCCCCCGATGCTGTACATGGGCTATGTGGGATTCTCCGTGGCGTTCGCTTTCGCTTTGGCTGCGCTCTTGGGCGGCAATCTTGACGCGGCCTGGGCCCGCTGGTCGCGACCCTGGACGACGGTGGCCTGGTGTTTTCTGACGATCGGGATCGCGCTGGGCAGCGGATGGGCCTATTACGAATTGGGATGGGGCGGATGGTGGTTTTGGGATCCGGTCGAAAATGCCTCGTTCATGCCGTGGCTGGCGGGGACCGCGTTGGTCCACTCGCTCGCCGTGACCGATAAACGGGGCGGGTTCAAGGTGTGGACGGTGCTGCTCGCCATCATGGCCTTTTCGCTGAGTTTACTCGGAACCTTCCTGGTCCGTTCCGGCGTCTTGACGTCCGTCCACGCGTTCGCGACGGATCCCAAGCGCGGCTTGTTTATCTTGTCGTTTTTGGCTGTCGTGATCGGCGGGTCCCTGCTGTTGTATGCCTGGCGCGCTCCGCGGGTGGGGTTGGGCGGAGGCTTCGCTCCCGTGTCGCGGGAAGGTTTCCTGCTGGCCAACAACGTGCTGCTGGTGGCGGCAACGGGGGCTGTGCTGTTGGGAACGTTGTATCCGCTGTTTCTTGACGCGCTGGACCTGGGGAAAATTTCCGTCGGCCCGCCCTATTTTGATTCGGTCTTCGTCCCGTTGATCATGCCGGCGCTCTTTTTGATGGGTATCGGCCCGTTGGCTCAGTGGAAAAAAGCCGAGATCCCGGATTTGGCGAAACGGGTGCGCTGGGCCGCCGGCGTCAGTGTGTTGACGGCATTGGGCTTGCCGATCGTTCTGGGAGAATGGACGCCGCTGCTCAGTTTAGGGTTCCTCCTGGCGTGCTGGATCGTGGCGACCGCTGTCATATCGGTGCGCGAGCAGCTCGCCCATGCGGTCGGAGGCGGCATTGGTGCGCGCCTTGCGAGATTGCCGCGAGCCTATTGGGGAATGCTCCTGGCCCACTGCGGGATCGCCGTGTTCGTGATCGGGGTCACGATGGTCAAGGGATTTGAGACGGAACAAGACGTTCGGATGGGCGCGGGGGACATCGCGACCGTCGGCGGATATACGTTCCGGTTCGACGGCGTGCAGAACGTGAGAGGCCCCAACTATACGGCGGTGCGCGGGACGTTCCATGTGAGCCGCGACGGTCGGGAAACCGCCCTGCTGTATCCGGAGAAACGACGCTATACGGCTCAAAATCAGGTGATGACGGAAGCCGCAATCGACAGCGGAGTGGTGCGGGATCTGTACGTGTCCTTGGGCGAGCCGTTGGAGGACGGAGCATGGAGCGTGCGGCTGTATCATAAGCCGTTTGTGAATTGGATTTGGGGTGGGTGTTTGATCATGGCTTTGGGCGGTGCGTTGGCCGTCAGCGACCGGCGCTACCGCCCGGCCTGGAGGCGTGAACCGCACGTGGTGCCGGCGAACGCACAACTGGCCGGTCGGTAA
- the ccmE gene encoding cytochrome c maturation protein CcmE, whose product MTPRQKRFAFVGLGLLVLGVATALVLNAFQSNLVFFFTPTQVANGEVPKGRSFRIGGMVEDGSVKREADGLTVRFVVTDTAKRVPVVYKGILPDLFKEGKGAVAQGQLDAEGTFVASEVLAKHDENYMPPEAAEALARAKASGAQSSNTLIVQPQ is encoded by the coding sequence ATGACGCCTCGGCAAAAACGATTTGCGTTCGTCGGGTTGGGCTTGCTGGTGTTGGGAGTGGCGACGGCGCTGGTGTTGAACGCGTTTCAGAGCAATCTGGTATTCTTTTTCACGCCGACGCAGGTGGCCAACGGCGAGGTGCCGAAAGGGCGGAGTTTTCGGATCGGCGGGATGGTCGAAGACGGGAGTGTCAAGCGCGAAGCCGACGGCCTGACCGTCCGCTTCGTGGTGACGGACACCGCCAAGCGCGTGCCGGTGGTTTATAAAGGCATTCTGCCGGATCTTTTCAAGGAAGGGAAAGGGGCGGTCGCCCAAGGACAGCTTGATGCCGAGGGGACGTTCGTCGCCAGTGAAGTGTTGGCGAAGCACGACGAAAATTACATGCCGCCCGAGGCCGCCGAAGCTTTGGCCAGAGCCAAGGCCTCCGGCGCCCAGAGCAGCAACACGCTGATTGTTCAACCCCAATAG
- a CDS encoding cytochrome c-type biogenesis protein, giving the protein MNWLFSLLLLVAGSAWAGEARPMGDDPAVEARLKQLAGELRCLVCQNQTLADSNAPLAEDLRREVREMIVKDMSDREIVDFLVSRYGDFVLYRPPLKTTTMLLWVGPFVLLVGGGIALAVTLRRRQRMVENAVITDEEHRRVERLLSQGVKES; this is encoded by the coding sequence GTGAACTGGTTGTTCTCTCTGCTGTTGCTTGTCGCGGGGTCGGCATGGGCCGGAGAGGCGAGGCCCATGGGAGACGATCCCGCCGTTGAAGCGCGTCTGAAGCAGTTGGCCGGAGAGCTTCGCTGCCTGGTTTGCCAGAATCAAACCCTCGCCGATTCCAATGCGCCGCTGGCGGAGGATTTGCGCCGTGAAGTCCGCGAGATGATCGTCAAGGATATGAGTGATCGGGAGATCGTCGATTTTCTTGTGTCGCGGTACGGAGATTTTGTCCTATACCGACCTCCTCTCAAGACCACCACCATGCTGTTGTGGGTGGGGCCTTTCGTCTTGCTGGTCGGAGGAGGAATCGCGCTTGCCGTGACGTTGAGGCGTCGGCAAAGAATGGTAGAGAACGCGGTCATTACGGATGAAGAGCATCGGCGCGTGGAGCGGCTGCTCTCCCAAGGAGTGAAAGAATCATGA
- a CDS encoding multiheme c-type cytochrome, whose product MSSKFAQKFVMLVCGVLLAAPAQADFPTVPKETYEALKIDRSASPKELYEALVKRYLDPEQGAGKGIYGQYWEPVTFSKYFDPTTFYKPPQAVKEVASREQCVKCHTDESPGWVAAWKRSTHANLDKIRKLTPKDETYYKKAKLEQIEENLRSMGKLGKGEQLKEVGCIDCHFEINAKGKADHRKDIKLATANTCGTCHLQEFAERESERDTIIWPKDQWPKGRPSHALDYKANVEVDVYAGMPQREIADGCTGCHVNQNKCDTCHSRHEFSVAESRKPENCAQCHSGADHNNWEAYSLSKHGLKYQRDKDKWNFNIPIKEAIAKGGLSAPTCQFCHMEYQGKITHNVVRKVRWANYPFVPGIRENISTDWSEKRLDAWVKTCTNCHSESYARAWMEFMDKGTYSGLDKYDEAHHVVEEQYKAGLLTGQKTNRPAPPPPVKDGFEQFFQIYWSKGNNPAANELKLFEMAEDHLVQLHVSLAHQYWGYTYTVGWAAMNRAYVEIMDDDTRLKETQKLLARVDKLESERKHSLLDLDGPGGKLSIGGLGGGMMLAGTLAIAGWRRRERKDR is encoded by the coding sequence ATGAGCAGCAAGTTTGCGCAGAAGTTTGTGATGCTCGTCTGCGGCGTTTTACTGGCCGCACCGGCGCAAGCGGACTTCCCGACGGTGCCGAAGGAAACTTATGAGGCACTGAAGATCGACCGTTCGGCTTCTCCAAAGGAGCTGTACGAGGCTCTGGTGAAAAGGTACCTCGATCCTGAGCAAGGGGCCGGAAAGGGAATTTACGGTCAGTACTGGGAGCCCGTCACTTTCAGTAAGTATTTCGATCCCACGACGTTCTATAAGCCCCCGCAGGCAGTCAAGGAAGTCGCAAGCCGTGAGCAGTGCGTCAAATGTCATACGGATGAATCGCCGGGGTGGGTGGCTGCGTGGAAGCGCAGCACGCATGCCAATCTGGATAAGATCCGTAAACTGACGCCCAAGGATGAGACCTATTACAAGAAGGCGAAGCTTGAGCAAATCGAGGAAAACCTTCGGTCGATGGGCAAGTTGGGCAAGGGGGAGCAGCTAAAAGAAGTTGGGTGCATTGATTGTCACTTTGAAATCAATGCCAAAGGGAAGGCCGATCATCGCAAGGACATTAAGCTGGCGACGGCGAACACCTGCGGTACGTGCCATCTTCAGGAATTCGCTGAACGAGAATCGGAGCGTGACACCATCATATGGCCAAAAGATCAGTGGCCCAAGGGGCGTCCTTCGCATGCCTTGGATTATAAGGCTAACGTGGAAGTGGACGTCTATGCCGGGATGCCTCAAAGAGAAATCGCCGATGGCTGTACCGGTTGTCACGTCAATCAGAACAAGTGCGATACTTGTCACTCGCGTCATGAATTCTCAGTCGCGGAATCGCGCAAGCCGGAAAATTGCGCTCAGTGTCACAGTGGGGCCGATCACAACAACTGGGAGGCCTACTCCCTCTCCAAGCATGGATTGAAGTATCAGAGAGACAAAGATAAGTGGAATTTCAATATTCCCATTAAAGAAGCCATTGCCAAGGGTGGATTGAGTGCCCCGACATGCCAATTCTGCCACATGGAATATCAAGGTAAGATAACCCACAACGTGGTGCGCAAGGTTCGATGGGCCAACTATCCGTTCGTTCCTGGCATCCGAGAGAATATCTCGACCGATTGGTCGGAAAAGCGGCTCGATGCGTGGGTTAAAACCTGTACGAACTGTCACTCGGAAAGTTACGCCCGCGCCTGGATGGAGTTCATGGATAAAGGTACGTACTCCGGTCTTGATAAGTACGACGAGGCTCATCACGTAGTCGAAGAGCAGTACAAGGCCGGGTTGTTGACGGGGCAAAAAACCAACCGGCCCGCACCGCCTCCTCCGGTGAAGGACGGCTTTGAGCAGTTCTTCCAGATTTACTGGTCAAAGGGAAATAACCCGGCGGCCAACGAGCTCAAGCTGTTCGAAATGGCGGAGGATCACCTGGTTCAATTGCACGTCAGCTTGGCTCACCAGTATTGGGGATATACCTATACGGTTGGTTGGGCTGCGATGAATCGGGCCTATGTGGAAATCATGGACGATGACACTCGGCTTAAGGAAACACAAAAGTTGTTGGCCCGTGTCGATAAGCTTGAGAGCGAGCGCAAGCACTCTCTGCTTGATCTCGATGGCCCGGGCGGGAAGCTGTCGATCGGGGGGTTGGGCGGAGGTATGATGCTGGCCGGTACGTTGGCAATTGCTGGCTGGCGTCGACGAGAGAGGAAAGATCGTTGA
- the haoB gene encoding hydroxylamine oxidation protein HaoB, with protein sequence MIATPTLSEPVKARSASKFLPSLGILLVAGGLFLVGWFVYLWFQPEPPPYHYRVVEEGGPDKFPNLGLENYPYLTIGKLEVQVDAIDQPLAFVYRANRSGFDPVLLYVENKFPEPILSMEEGLSETIAVSSAIAKHVPNDAVIVAWWDTSRKLALLSDRPTLFTAYLGLPVIAPSYWRDRFEAIEQYEQKFWGKQASPEERAQFNRFIEALMAYPHQGAAMLRELVGSREAYVVVHVSDIYKLGLMRPDRIDVAFKDFPLTGNVHGLSGQVKAWLTNNDYTSYTLQSLSEKQVRAYFLRESGASNILLAKMLPFSNFRPMDLDALQLIHKEGGYWIYKIPSAEQIQRQN encoded by the coding sequence TTGATTGCAACGCCTACGCTGAGCGAGCCTGTTAAGGCTCGCTCAGCAAGTAAGTTCCTCCCGTCACTGGGAATTCTCCTGGTGGCGGGAGGCCTTTTTTTAGTAGGATGGTTTGTCTATTTGTGGTTTCAACCGGAACCACCGCCCTATCACTATCGTGTGGTGGAGGAGGGCGGCCCGGATAAATTCCCTAACCTGGGATTGGAAAATTATCCATATCTGACAATCGGTAAGCTCGAAGTACAAGTGGACGCAATCGATCAACCGCTCGCCTTTGTCTATCGCGCAAACCGCTCCGGTTTCGATCCTGTTCTTCTGTATGTGGAAAATAAGTTTCCAGAACCGATTTTATCCATGGAAGAAGGGCTTTCAGAAACGATCGCCGTATCGTCCGCCATCGCCAAACATGTGCCGAACGATGCCGTCATCGTCGCATGGTGGGATACTTCGAGAAAACTGGCCCTTTTGTCGGATCGTCCGACGCTCTTCACCGCTTATCTTGGCTTGCCGGTCATCGCCCCGTCGTACTGGAGAGACCGATTTGAAGCGATTGAACAGTACGAGCAGAAGTTTTGGGGGAAGCAGGCTTCTCCGGAAGAACGCGCGCAGTTTAACCGATTTATTGAAGCTCTCATGGCGTACCCTCATCAAGGTGCCGCAATGTTGCGCGAGCTGGTTGGTTCGCGAGAAGCATACGTGGTCGTGCATGTGAGCGACATTTATAAGTTGGGACTGATGCGACCTGATCGCATAGATGTTGCATTTAAGGATTTTCCCTTGACAGGAAACGTCCATGGACTCAGCGGGCAGGTGAAAGCCTGGCTGACAAACAACGACTACACAAGCTATACCCTTCAGTCTCTCTCCGAGAAGCAAGTGCGTGCTTATTTCCTCCGAGAAAGCGGAGCCAGCAACATACTGTTGGCGAAAATGTTGCCGTTTTCCAACTTTAGACCGATGGATCTTGATGCGTTGCAATTAATACATAAAGAAGGGGGATATTGGATATACAAAATCCCTTCTGCTGAGCAGATTCAACGGCAAAACTGA
- the ccmC gene encoding heme ABC transporter permease CcmC: MNWSKYSAPLAFYPLAGKMIPWFGTVAALTIAVGLYIGLLVAPTDFQQGEAYRIIFVHVPAAWMSMFLYVVMAVWAAVGLGLNARLSFMMTQAIAPTGAMFTFLALLTGAMWGKPTWGAWWVWDARLTSELILLFQYAGVMLLRTSIDDQRRADRASGVCALVGVVNIPIIYFSVQWWNTLHQGASVSMTAAPKMATIMLTGMLLMTFGFWMYSLAVILSRARCVILERESLQLWSKPSSVPEVAGVR; the protein is encoded by the coding sequence GTGAATTGGTCAAAGTACTCGGCGCCGCTGGCGTTCTATCCGCTGGCGGGAAAGATGATTCCCTGGTTCGGGACGGTGGCGGCGCTGACGATCGCCGTGGGACTCTACATCGGACTGCTCGTCGCGCCGACGGATTTTCAGCAGGGCGAGGCCTATCGGATCATTTTCGTCCACGTGCCGGCCGCGTGGATGTCCATGTTTCTCTACGTCGTCATGGCGGTGTGGGCCGCCGTGGGCTTGGGGCTCAACGCGCGCCTTTCGTTCATGATGACGCAGGCCATCGCGCCGACCGGCGCCATGTTCACCTTTCTTGCGCTGTTGACCGGGGCGATGTGGGGGAAACCGACGTGGGGCGCCTGGTGGGTGTGGGATGCCCGGCTGACGTCGGAATTGATTCTCCTGTTCCAATATGCCGGCGTGATGCTGTTGCGGACGTCGATCGACGATCAGCGCCGGGCCGATCGCGCCAGCGGGGTCTGCGCGCTGGTCGGGGTCGTCAACATTCCCATCATCTATTTTTCGGTCCAGTGGTGGAACACGTTGCATCAAGGGGCGTCGGTCAGTATGACGGCGGCGCCGAAAATGGCGACGATCATGCTGACGGGCATGTTGCTGATGACGTTCGGCTTCTGGATGTACAGTCTGGCGGTGATCCTAAGCCGCGCTCGCTGCGTGATCCTTGAGCGCGAGAGTCTCCAGTTGTGGAGCAAACCGTCGTCGGTGCCGGAAGTCGCGGGGGTGCGCTGA
- the ccmI gene encoding c-type cytochrome biogenesis protein CcmI, translated as MTLAFGLIATALILIILGVLLRPLFKQAAAGAGVEREKTLPVYRQQFAELEQDKSSGLLTEEQYLTARQELERRLLEEVGVTERGQTAARPMNVKYVAVALVVLIPTASGILYWSLGNPVAMTHPAASAFSASQGDVEDDRLMAEGLNTLIERLKQKLEQNPDDVTGWTLLARSYMAMDRYAEAVPIFERAVTLNPNDAGLLADYADALGVHQGRKLEGKPEALIQKALQLDPNNVKALMLSGTVAFNRKDFASAVKDWELARANLPQNSDPESTEQLMAGINEAKRRMGGAPLMAMANAALAESSVPADHPPINKRGGSHAITGKVILGPGMEAKSSGADTLFVFAKDPNGPPMPVSIVRATKKDLPFTFRLDDSTSPMPSRKLSDLETVVIVARLSRSGTAMPGSGDLEGMSQPIKPGTEGITIVIDRQRP; from the coding sequence ATGACTCTCGCATTCGGACTGATCGCCACGGCTCTGATTCTGATCATCCTGGGAGTTCTTCTGCGCCCGCTCTTCAAGCAGGCCGCTGCGGGAGCGGGTGTGGAGCGGGAGAAGACGCTGCCGGTCTATCGACAGCAATTCGCGGAACTGGAGCAGGACAAATCCAGCGGGTTGCTGACGGAGGAGCAATATCTGACGGCGCGCCAAGAATTAGAACGTCGTCTGTTGGAGGAGGTGGGCGTGACCGAAAGAGGACAGACGGCGGCCCGGCCGATGAACGTGAAATACGTCGCGGTGGCGCTCGTCGTGCTTATTCCGACTGCAAGCGGGATCTTGTACTGGTCCTTGGGCAATCCGGTGGCCATGACGCATCCGGCGGCGAGTGCGTTCTCTGCTTCGCAAGGTGACGTGGAAGATGATCGTCTGATGGCGGAGGGGCTCAATACGTTGATTGAACGACTGAAACAGAAACTGGAGCAGAACCCCGATGACGTGACGGGGTGGACCCTCTTGGCTCGCTCCTATATGGCGATGGATCGCTATGCCGAGGCCGTGCCGATTTTCGAAAGGGCCGTGACGCTGAATCCCAACGACGCGGGCCTGCTCGCGGATTATGCCGATGCGCTCGGGGTTCATCAGGGACGCAAACTTGAAGGCAAGCCCGAGGCTCTGATTCAGAAGGCATTACAGCTTGACCCCAATAACGTGAAGGCGTTGATGCTCTCGGGCACCGTGGCCTTTAACCGGAAGGATTTTGCTTCGGCCGTCAAAGATTGGGAACTGGCGCGCGCGAATCTGCCTCAGAATTCTGATCCGGAATCCACCGAACAACTCATGGCCGGCATCAACGAGGCGAAGCGGCGGATGGGCGGAGCTCCATTGATGGCGATGGCAAATGCCGCGCTTGCCGAGTCATCGGTTCCAGCCGATCATCCTCCGATCAACAAACGAGGCGGATCACATGCGATCACCGGCAAGGTGATTTTGGGACCCGGTATGGAGGCCAAGTCCTCCGGAGCCGACACCTTGTTCGTCTTTGCGAAAGATCCGAACGGACCGCCGATGCCGGTATCGATCGTGCGCGCGACGAAAAAGGATCTGCCGTTTACCTTTAGGCTGGACGATTCGACCAGTCCGATGCCCTCCCGCAAATTATCCGATCTCGAGACCGTGGTGATTGTGGCGCGCCTCTCTCGATCAGGGACGGCCATGCCTGGGAGTGGAGACCTTGAAGGGATGAGTCAGCCGATCAAGCCGGGAACGGAAGGCATTACGATTGTAATCGATCGCCAGCGACCGTGA
- a CDS encoding DsbE family thiol:disulfide interchange protein yields the protein MSRFLLPLTIFAVMVGFLAVGLTLNPREIPSPLIGKAAPAFSLPQLHDDGKTLSLDDMKGQVWLLNFWASWCSGCRTEHPILMDFARSGVAPIYGMDYKDQRDEALAWLDQWGNPYQVVAVDAAGRVGIDYGVYGVPETYVIDKQGVIRYKQIGPLDDETVTKKILPLIQELQAK from the coding sequence ATGAGTCGATTTCTGTTGCCCCTCACGATCTTTGCAGTCATGGTGGGTTTTCTCGCGGTGGGACTGACGTTGAATCCGCGGGAGATCCCCTCTCCGTTGATCGGCAAGGCCGCGCCTGCGTTTTCGCTTCCCCAACTGCACGATGACGGCAAGACATTGTCATTGGACGATATGAAGGGCCAGGTATGGCTGCTCAACTTCTGGGCCTCCTGGTGCAGCGGGTGCAGAACCGAGCATCCGATCCTCATGGATTTTGCCCGATCCGGCGTCGCGCCGATTTATGGGATGGATTACAAGGATCAAAGGGATGAAGCCCTGGCGTGGTTGGATCAGTGGGGCAATCCCTATCAGGTTGTGGCCGTCGACGCGGCGGGTCGGGTCGGGATCGACTATGGCGTCTATGGTGTGCCGGAAACCTACGTAATCGATAAGCAGGGCGTCATCCGATATAAGCAAATCGGACCGTTGGACGATGAAACGGTGACCAAGAAAATCCTGCCCTTGATACAGGAGCTGCAAGCGAAGTGA
- the ccmD gene encoding heme exporter protein CcmD, which translates to MYWSSLSEFLEMGGYGLYVWTSFIITGLCMAWEILALWRRRAAAIAESRGIVRDIG; encoded by the coding sequence ATGTACTGGAGCAGTCTGAGCGAATTTCTTGAGATGGGCGGCTATGGTCTGTACGTCTGGACATCATTCATCATCACGGGGCTCTGCATGGCGTGGGAAATTCTCGCGCTCTGGCGTCGGCGCGCCGCCGCGATCGCCGAAAGCCGGGGCATAGTGAGGGACATCGGATGA
- the cycA gene encoding cytochrome c-550 CycA, with protein sequence MNYRAISALAAAAVFLALAGTASAEGTFEGRKKCYNCHKGQGESWDKTLHAKAMESLKPNTRKEAKLKAKLDPKKDYTKDKDCVGCHVTGWGMEGGYTIEEPDKFLIGVGCESCHGAGSDYRKIHRKAGEAFEKSQKQTPRESLAEAGQDFEFVEKCNACHLNYEGSGWKGVKKPYTPFTPTVDKKYAFDFDKSVRNDKAMHDHFKLAGTFTGPPTPKFHEEFQKNAKPPVKADKVEED encoded by the coding sequence GTGAACTATCGAGCTATATCCGCACTTGCCGCGGCAGCGGTTTTTCTTGCGTTGGCGGGAACTGCATCAGCCGAAGGAACGTTTGAGGGCAGAAAAAAATGTTACAACTGTCATAAAGGACAGGGAGAATCGTGGGATAAAACACTCCATGCCAAAGCCATGGAATCCCTCAAGCCGAATACGAGGAAAGAAGCGAAGCTCAAAGCAAAGCTTGATCCCAAAAAGGACTATACAAAGGATAAAGACTGCGTGGGATGTCATGTGACCGGCTGGGGCATGGAAGGCGGGTATACGATTGAAGAGCCTGATAAGTTCCTGATAGGAGTGGGTTGTGAATCCTGTCATGGAGCGGGGAGTGATTATCGAAAAATCCACCGGAAAGCGGGAGAAGCGTTCGAGAAATCTCAAAAACAAACTCCTCGCGAGTCGTTGGCTGAAGCAGGACAAGACTTCGAGTTTGTGGAGAAATGTAATGCCTGCCATTTGAACTATGAAGGGTCAGGATGGAAGGGCGTCAAGAAACCGTATACTCCCTTTACCCCGACTGTTGATAAGAAGTACGCGTTTGACTTTGACAAATCGGTTCGAAACGATAAAGCGATGCACGACCATTTCAAGTTGGCTGGCACATTTACCGGGCCTCCAACTCCAAAATTCCATGAAGAATTCCAGAAGAACGCCAAGCCGCCCGTCAAAGCGGATAAGGTCGAGGAGGACTGA